In Gemmatimonadaceae bacterium, one DNA window encodes the following:
- a CDS encoding type II toxin-antitoxin system VapC family toxin — protein sequence MTEPITRHSRGILDTNTVILLPRIEDASVLPAEPLITAVTLAELSVGPLVAASDDERAARQAHLQQAESDFEPLPFDASAARAFGRVAASLRGSGRKPAARSYDAMIAATAIANGLPLFTCNPADFSGIGGLEVVAVKS from the coding sequence CTCGACACGAACACTGTCATTCTGCTGCCGCGAATCGAGGATGCCAGCGTGCTTCCGGCGGAGCCGCTCATTACCGCGGTGACGCTCGCCGAGCTTTCGGTTGGTCCGCTCGTGGCGGCAAGCGACGACGAGCGTGCCGCTCGACAGGCCCACCTTCAGCAGGCAGAGTCAGACTTCGAGCCGTTGCCATTCGACGCGAGTGCAGCACGAGCGTTTGGCCGAGTGGCCGCATCGCTGCGGGGCTCAGGTCGCAAGCCTGCCGCGCGGTCGTATGATGCAATGATTGCCGCAACGGCGATTGCGAATGGGCTGCCACTGTTCACCTGCAACCCGGCTGACTTCAGCGGGATCGGCGGCCTCGAAGTCGTTGCCGTAAAGAGTTGA